Proteins from a genomic interval of Fusarium oxysporum Fo47 chromosome I, complete sequence:
- a CDS encoding peptidase S8/S53 domain-containing protein, protein MDPVTITINGNVVHHDAQREGGVHFAPDASHTDYLILQSFSPLDDSQRERLSALGVGVQQVISGNTYFCKYDPHELQELRSLPFLNFVNPYHPDYVVEDALKAGGYRPSDEERHEVYITPHDDCASPEDLRALAQSIADRLNVDVSDFVPQTGYLRGWLKPEDLAVVAKFDKVRFISEVQEDVAFNWIARGDINVVDPSVAAVMFQSKAQYECEGEIVAVADQGFDDQHPAFTSVGSTGTTTRVTAKSYRQKVPGGVTDVNAHGTHVAGSVAGNWNSPGVQAPIMGTAPKAKLFCQVLFEQDGTKIKYPTNESLQTIIKEAKDLGASVHTNSWGTPLRTVGSSLQQNDYTRESVDVDQSAWDNRDLTILFAAGNHGRYATPGGQIGAQAASKNCITVGACEPSHPLDYDASRTPVSRFSLGQPRGNTNRMGFFSSVGPTKNTLSTGNNSRIKPDVVAPGACIYSAKSRQATKVGDGAGQPFNYLGTPPDNTPPNDLFVFQQGTSMATPIVAGCCAVIVKALRIANITISSALVKAILINGTTDMTTTRVTQRMIGKRPLTVPPAVPEIFLPEAEIDLSATPSPQQGFGRINQAKSLLCIPAYGGSYGGVYPLSGQPALALQKRQVEEVLSITIPTAPSTDGTTLGTLIPKLTVTMCYTDAPSVQNSGGLVNIVAMNVKAGGQVRYGNKSDTDTQPDIVNNVQKVVWTDIPVGDAKVFVKCIALNWGLKGSALNDLTGGQDFAIAWYLEWVDTSGNAEYRALNNRLYFIAIHKTFLGLVP, encoded by the exons ATGGACCCAGTCACAATTACCAT CAATGGTAACGTGGTTCACCACGATGCTCAACGTGAAGGCGGGGTTCATTTCGCCCCGGATGCATCGCACACAGATTATCTTATCCTGCAGTCTTTTTCTCCTTTGGATGACTCACAGAGAGAACGTCTAAGTGCGCTTGGGGTTGGCGTTCAACAAGTCATTTCAGGCAACACATACTTTTGCAAATACGATCCGCACGAGCTGCAAGAACTCCGATCCCTGCCGTTCCTCAACTTTGTGAACCCTTACCATCCAGATTATGTGGTTGAAGATGCGCTCAAAGCTGGTGGCTATAGACCATCGGACGAGGAGCGGCATGAGGTGTATATTACGCCCCATGATGATTGCGCCTCGCCTGAAGATCTAAGGGCTCTTGCACAGAGCATCGCTGATCGCCTCAACGTGGATGTTTCCGACTTTGTCCCACAGACTGGCTACCTGCGGGGATGGCTGAAGCCAGAGGATCTCGCCGTAGTAGCCAAGTTTGATAAAGTCCGTTTCATCAGTGAGGTCCAGGAAGACGTTGCCTTCAATTGGATTGCTCGAGGGGATATCAATGTTGTGGATCCTTCCGTGGCTGCAGTTATGTTCCAATCCAAGGCTCAATATGAGTGCGAGGGTGAAATCGTGGCTGTGGCTGACCAAGGCTTTGACGACCAGCATCCAGCTTTTACATCCGTCGGCTCTACGGGCACTACCACCAGAGTCACCGCCAAAAGTTACCGACAGAAGGTCCCCGGTGGTGTTACGGATGTGAATGCCCATGGAACCCACGTCGCAGGCAGTGTGGCGGGCAACTGGAACTCTCCAGGAGTACAAGCTCCTATTATGGGTACTGCTCCCAAGGCAAAGCTATTCTGCCAAGTATTGTTCGAGCAGGATGGGACAAAAATCAAGTATCCAACAAATGAAAGTCTTCAGACCATTATTAAAGAAGCGAAAGACCTAGGGGCCAGTGTGCATACGAACTCCTGGGGCACCCCTTTGAGGACTGTTGGATCTAGCTTGCAACAGAACGACTACACAAGGGAATCAGTGGATGTTGACCAGTCAGCATGGGACAATCGCGACCTCACTATTCTGTTTGCCGCTGGAAATCATGGTCGTTATGCAACACCTGGAGGGCAAATTGGAGCTCAGGCAGCTTCCAAGAACTGCATTACTGTTGGTGCCTGCGAACCGTCCCACCCCCTTGACTATGACGCTTCTCGAACACCTGTCAGTCGATTCAGCTTGGGCCAACCTCGAGGGAACACCAATCGAATGGGGTTCTTCAGTAGTGTTGGGCCAACAAAAAACACTCTGAGCACAGGAAATAACAGCCGCATCAAGCCAGACGTCGTCGCCCCTGGAGCATGTATCTATTCTGCCAAGTCTAGACAAGCTACAaaagttggagatggagcagGCCAGCCATTTAATTACCTCGGAACGCCTCCTGATAACACACCACCAAACGACCTATTCGTCTTTCAGCAAGGCACTAGCATGGCTACGCCGATCGTGGCCGGCTGTTGTGCTGTGATAGTCAAAGCACTACGTATTGCAAACATAACCATCTCATCAGCACTAGTCAAGGCTATTTTGATCAATGGGACAACTGATATGACAACAACTAGAGTAACCCAACGCATGATAGGAAAGAGACCTTTAACTGTCCCGCCCGCTGTTCCAGAGATATTTCTCCCAGAAGCAGAAATAGATCTCTCAGCGACACCATCGCCCCAGCAGGGCTTCGGCCGCATAAATCAAGCTAAATCACTGCTGTGCATTCCAGCCTATGGTGGATCCTACGGCGGAGTATACCCTCTAAGCGGGCAGCCAGCGCTTGCACTTCAAAAACGTCAGGTGGAGGAGGTATTATCCATCACCATTCCTACCGCCCCCTCAACCGATGGCACAACTCTTGGTACTCTGATACCCAAATTAACAGTTACCATGTGCTATACCGACGCGCCGAGCGTACAAAACTCCGGGGGGTTGGTGAATATAGTGGCTATGAACGTAAAGGCAGGCGGTCAAGTCAGGTATGGGAACAAGTCAGACACAGACACCCAGCCTGACATAGTCAACAACGTTCAGAAGGTTGTATGGACCGATATCCCGGTCGGAGACGCCAAGGTTTTCGTTAAATGCATTGCTTTGAATTGGGGCCTTAAAGGCAGTGCACTGAATGACCTAACAGGAGGACAAGACTTTGCTATAGCTTGGTACTTGGAATGGGTAGATACATCTGGTAACGCTGAGTACAGGGCATTGAACAATA GATTATATTTCATTGCGATTCACAAGACGTTTCTTGGATTGGTCCCATAG
- a CDS encoding pectin lyase fold/virulence factor, translating to MRLLDVFVAVVAFLPTSFAALPTQAEGFASSTTGGKGGQVVRPKNNQELANYLKDNTARIIYLERTFDFKGSEGSATETGCAPWGTGAHCQLSINKNQWCTNYNPGAQKVTVKYDKAGLNPLMVGSNKSIIGVGSKGVIKGKGLRLANGVKNVIIQNIHITDLNPSLVWGGDAITLDGTDNIWIDHCTTSLIGRQHIVLGTGASGRVSITNNKIDGVSPWSASCNTYHYWAILFLGKSDLITFKGNYMYHVSGRAPKVSGNTLLHVVNNYFHDVFDHAFEIEENGQVLAEGNAFQNVKNPLKTGTKGRLFTVPTAGSAGSCKASLGRACQMNAFGSSGAFPGDDTGFLGSFKGKTIASAASAQSAKNAMTKAGFGLA from the exons ATGCGTCTGCTCGATGTTTTCGTCGCCGTCGTGGCGTTTCTTCCTACCTCCTTCGCCGCTCTGCCTACCCAAGCCGAAGGATTTGCCTCTAGTACTACTGGTGGCAAGGGCGGTCAGGTTGTGCGTCCCAAGAACAACCAGGAACTGGCCAACTACCTGAAGGATAACACAGCTCGTATCATCTATCTGGAGCGAACCTTTGACTTCAAGGGGTCTGAGGGTTCTGCCACCGAAACTGGCTGCGCACCCTGGGGTACAGGTGCGCACTGTCAGCTTTCTATTAACAAGAACCAGTGGTGCACCAACTACAACCCTGGTGCTCAGAAGGTCACTGTCAAGTATGACAAGGCTGGTCTGAACCCTCTTATGGTGGGCTCAAACAAGAGCATCATCGGCGTCGGTTCCAAGGGTGtcatcaagggcaagggtCTTCGTCTTGCCAACGGCGTCAAGAATGTTATCATCCAGAACATCCATATCACCGACCTCAACCCCAGCCTGGTCTGGGGTGGCGACGCTATTACGCTGGACGGCACTGACAATATCTGGATTGATCACTGCACTACATCCCTGATCGGTCGCCAGCACATTGTTCTTGGTACTGGAGCTAGCGGTCGCGTTTCCATCACCAATAACAAGATCGACGGCGTTAGCCCCTGGTCCGCTAGCTGCAACACCTATCACTACTGGgccatcctcttccttggaAAGAGCGAC CTGATTACCTTCAAAGGTAACTACATGTACCACGTTTCCGGCCGCGCTCCCAAGGTTTCTGGCAACACCCTCCTCCACGTCGTCAACAACTATTTCCACGACGTCTTCGACCATGCTTtcgagattgaggagaacGGTCAGGTTCTTGCTGAAGGAAACGCGTTCCAGAACGTCAAGAACCCTCTCAAGACTGGAACCAAGGGCCGTCTCTTCACTGTCCCTACTGCTGGGTCAGCTGGCTCCTGCAAGGCTTCTCTTGGACGTGCGTGCCAGATGAACGCCTTTGGGAGCTCTGGTGCCTTCCCTGGTGATGACACTGGTTTCCTCGGCAGcttcaagggcaagactATTGCTTCTGCTGCTAGTGCTCAGAGTGCCAAGAATGCCATGACAAAGGCTGGTTTCGGTCTGGCGTGA
- a CDS encoding aspartic peptidase domain-containing protein, whose amino-acid sequence MLFAVTLTLAAAAAVSASPLEPRAKTAVLPLKHVVKASSIKAIVQKGQARIRKVNGEVSASVHVDAISSGSVTNEDVSYVAPVVIGGKTWNLIVDTGSSNTWCGAQTSCEPTSTGKSTGGSVSVSYGSGSFSGTEYKDKVSFGGLSVAAQSIGAASSASGFSGVDGIIGFGPVDLTSGTVSNVNTVPTFMDNLYSQGSISSEVLGVSFRPESGSDDSDTNGELTLGGVDSSKYSGSITYFPTLTSGTASNYWGISVSGFTYGSTTLATSGNGIVDTGTTLIYIPTSAYNKFLSAAGGSTDSSSGLAAFTKKPTANFGIKFGSTTYTLTPAQYLIPTAQYTNFGLSSGKYYAWIFDGGSSGVNTIIGQKFLENYYSVYDTTNSRIGFATAV is encoded by the exons ATGCTCTTCGCTGTCACTCTCACTCTTGCCGCTGCGGCTGCCGTTTCGGCATCGCCACTTGAGCCTAGGGCCAAGACGGCCGTTCTCCCCTTGAAGCACGTCGTCAAGGCAAGTTCGATCAAGGCCATCGTCCAGAAAGGCCAGGCCCGCATTCGCAAGGTCAACGGAGAGGTCAGCGCCTCTGTTCACGTCGATGCCATCAGCTCTGGCTCTGTGACTAACGAGGATGTCTCCTACGTCGCGCCTGTCGTGATTGGAGGCAAGACCTGGAACCTCATCGTCGATACTGGAT CTTCAAACACTTGGTGCGGTGCTCAAACCTCGTGCGAGCCAACATCGACTGGCAAGTCTACAGGTGGCTCTGTCAGCGTCTCTTACGGCTCTGGTTCATTCTCTGGCACTGAGTACAAGGACAAAGTCAGCTTTGGCGGTCTCAGTGTCGCAGCACAGTCGATTGGTGCTGCCAGTAGTGCTAGCGGCTTCTCAGGTGTAGATGGCATCATCGGCTTTGGTCCCGTTGATCTCACTTCGGGCACTGTCTCGAACGTCAACACCGTTCCAACCTTTATGGACAATCTCTATAGCCAAGGCTCAATCTCATCCGAGGTACTGGGCGTTTCCTTCCGACCAGAGTCCGGTAGCGATGATAGTGACACCAATGGAGAGTTGACCCTTGGTGGTGTCGACAGCTCCAAGTACTCCGGTTCCATCACCTACTTCCCAACCCTTACTAGTGGCACAGCTTCTAACTACTGGGGTATCTCCGTTTCTGGCTTTACCTATGGATCTACAACCCTTGCTACCTCCGGCAATGGCATTGTCGACACCGGCACTACGCTTATCTACATCCCTACTAGTGCCTACAACAAGTTCCTGTCTGCCGCTGGTGGTTCGACTGACAGCTCATCCGGCCTTGCTGCATTCACTAAGAAACCTACCGCCAACTTTGGTATCAAGTTTGGGTCAACAACTTACACCCTCACGCCCGCACAGTACTTGATTCCTACTGCTCAGTACACTAACTTCGGTTTGAGCTCTGGTAAGTACTACGCCTGGATCTTCGACGGAGGCTCCTCTGGtgtcaacaccatcatcggACAGAAGTTTCTCGAGAACTATTACTCCGTATACGATACCACCAACTCCCGTATTGGTTTCGCTACAGCTGTCTAA